The DNA window AATCGATTTATATTTGccttcaaaaacaaaataaacgatttaatacttttattagGCACTTAGTTAGAATACACTCGTCATGATGAGAAGCAAGTGGCtagaattttttattattttctcaatCAATTTAGCAACTCTTGTTTCATGATGGCATTTGAAAAGATaattatattgaaaaataatgaaaatgttgATGATGATGTTGGAGATTATTGAATGAAAGagaagattttaaaagaataattatagAGAAATTTTTGTCAATCacgtaataaaaaaaattaaaattaatcgaATTGATAAAATCAGCTAAAATTGAATTTTCTAAACTCGGTTGAtttatttagagaaaattagaCGTTGGTTCTAACTAGAAATTACAAATGccaattgaaattttatatgtttaatttaaaattagctaaaattaaattgtttaaatttggtctataaatttataaacctaATGGACTCTTTACTCAAAACATTTGACAGATTAAAGCTAAAAAATTTATCGCTCGAGATATAATGAGATAAGGCTCACAAAATAAGATATTATAATGACAAAGTTGAGATGATTTTGATAACAAACGATGTATTGTCTTGCTACAGATAAATTTATACATAtgtacatttgttattgcattgattttataaagttattttttacGTAAAAATGTAGTATATGTTATATTTCCACAATcaggaaaagaagaaaaaaattagtaaGCGTTGTACTTAAATTTATTTAGCAAGTAGActatacaaaaattataatctataatataaaataataaatatcattGGTTGTCAAATCTCAATCTCGGTTTCCAATAAAAAAACTATGTTGCAGTTACATAAGTTTCTATATAACATATTTTTTCTTACTAAGCACGCATCGtatataaaagtttcacatagCGCCACTCCGACATAAAAGCCACATAAAGGTAAGCGGCTCATATTTCCTCCTAAACAATAAAAAACTGTTGGCTTATTCATCTAAAATccctttattttttcaaatttttttatttctcatcttttaatttttttaattttaatctattttttattttcagtttcaacTGTAGCTATTcattcaaatttgaaaaaaataaattcaaatataccttatatttttctcaaataacaaattctaattttctataatttctttatttttcttcgGACGctgttaataatttatttttaatgttagcggcagtttattattttcaatatttattttaattttatggaatATAATACATAGaaaattcttttaaattgaggAAAGAGTTGTCTATGTAAATTGCATATTCCAATATGTAAGGAAAGGAACATTGTAGATGGGCTACAATCTACAtgcattaattattttaaaatgaaacaaaacaaataagcTCTAAATACATATGGAAGGCACGACCGAGCCAGAAAAAGGTTGTTATGTGGAACATATTTGGATGGTATGGTTCGGTTTTTGTAGTTTTCTTGGGTTTAGATGGGCTCCACACAGATGAGGAGATCTGATTGGCCTGATGACCGCGTGAGCCCCACCAACGAATAGGTTGGATTTCGGACCTCCTTTGAATGCATGTTACTATAAGAATAATAATGTAATGAATATCAAATCTGGAGACTGGACGTGTTCATCATCTAACCACGTGCTCTCCACGCCATTTCCCTTTCTCTTTTCAATTGAATAATTACATATCGCAAATCCCGTTATTCACACAACAAACTAGCGAGATATTTATCatattaaaattgttaatttatatcGCAAATgcttattgatttattataaaaacaatataataCAACCGTCACATGAAATAAACATTTTACTAGATTAAACAAAATTTCCATCAGGcactaaattgatttttaaaaaattcatgaaatatatagcaattaattaatttaaataattctaacatttagatttaatatgaaattaatatatttataaaatattagaacATTTACTCTTTACAAAACTAATGAATTTTGAATCAATTTAAAATCTATAGATTTTATTcctattaaaatttcaaattcaaagtACAACCTTCTCAAAGCTATATATGGCTCATAAATAAGTGAGGAATTAAATAAATGTTCCATTTGGTCATATTTACTTTGCTTCAAGGAATAAGCATCGTTCTCAAAAAATAATTCTTTCAGCATAGCTATTCCAttctaaatccaaacgtaacctATATATGTGCGAATGATTACTGATAACACAGTACAGAAAAACAACTGCAGAACACAAAAGTTGAAAGAACAAGCCTATTCACTGCAAGACAATGAGAGATCTAACATGGTGGAACGTTTTTCCCACACACGACAccttttttctaaaaataataataacaaatggGAAGGTTTTTTCGACTACATGTTTTTTTTTCGAGATGAAACCAATAAGTATGAACCGCTGAACGATGTTCTATTTAGATaacaatttttcttaaattacaaAGTAGTGGGACCTGTAAAGTTGGCAGCTTTACAATCGCAAGTACATACGCTCCTTGACTCTTTAACCATGCGCTGTGATCTCCGCACGTGAAGCTTCATGTTCACCAATTTGCCAGCCATCTGTTCGAAGCAATAGGGTATGCAAACAGTCAGTTCTGTTAAAACAGAACAAATCTAAAACCGAATTAACCTAATAACTTTATCTTTGTaaccgaaacaaaaccaaattaactaaaattttaaaaataaaacccgAACCAATGAAATAAGTTTGTTCATCCGGTTaaacttattaaaatataaataaaaataattacaaacaaataaaaaagtatttaattcatttattaaccgaaccgaattgATCAAACTAGCTGAACGGACAGAAATGATAAATCAAACTTAACCAAAATAGAtcatttagtttaatttatttgtttaaccGAATTTTTGCTCACCCAAAGGCTAAAGACATATTTGAGTCCTTGCACTATacatttttatgaattaaatccttCAATTACACTTTGAATACATTGAGTCGTCACACTTCTAATTTTGCAGACATTCAATCCTTCCGTCGCAAAAATTGGCAATGGTGCTAAGTCAGACCGAGAAAAAACGGATCGAGGGACTTactttcaacaaaaataaaaaataccagacccaatattaaaaaatattaatgtaaaaaaaaaaaaaaatttatctaagTCGTACTCTACAGATGCATGAACtacaattttcttttttgtcaTGGAGAGAACTAATGTCTACAAAATTAGAAGTGCATGAACTCAATGTTGACAATTATAGTGAAGGGACCCAATTCAAAAAAAGTGCAATAGTGcagaaatccaaatgtgtaaaaaaaaaaaaacccccACAAAAACTACCATGTATCAAGAAACATTATTTTGACCTTCAAATGATGGAAACTTTCTTAAGTCAAAAGTAGTTCTGCCGTCGGACGAAgttgaaacaaaattaacaGGCGAGTACCAGTTTCACAcagatgaaaattaaattagtgttaCATTACTGCAACATGCAAAAAGTGCTCCTGTGAATGTAGTCTATGGACGTAACATTATTCAAACACAGGTGTTGCAATCATAAAGCTTTAGCCATGGCCATgaagtaattaaatatattatcagCCGTTAACAGGCAAAATATAGATTTCGATCATGCTAACAGACAATAACCAAATACCGATGATCATAGTTATTAAAGGCGTTAGGCGACCCAAGGCGACGAGGGGTCCTAAAGCCTGAGGCGCAAGGCGCGAGGCGAGGCGAAAGCCTTTTGGAAATAAGGCGACCaactaatataaatatatatatatataaactctatatatttttaaaaagttcaagtataaattgtattttctggacttaaaaatattttaaatttacatttaaaagGCTAAATTGGCCttttttgttaaaaagaagAGTCATTTGAAAACTTAACCATTATTGATGTTAAAAACAACCCATTTATTATAGACTAAAGCCTTTAAATGTATAATATTGGTCTTGGGCTGGCTAAAGGAGGCCCATTAAGACTTTAAGGAACCTCTTTTCTCTTTCCCTAACCTATTCCAACTTTCCAAACCCTAGACATAGCACCGCcgcacttcttcttcttcttccttcattttctttttcatctgttttttttttcttgaagtGTCTGGGTAATAGAGGTCACAAAGGCGCGCGCCTCTGGCCTCTGGCCTCTCGCCTGAGGCGATTGAGGCGCGCGCCTTTGTGACATCGCCCGCCTTTGGGCAGTTGAGGCGACTCGGCCGTCGCCTGAGTCGCCTCTCGCCTGAGGCGCGCCTCAGGCGCGCCTTTAATAACTATGCCGATGATGATTATgttcttatttaaataaaaattcgaAGTATAtgcattaaaattttaaagcaGCATAACTATAGTAATAGAACAGAAAAATGCTAACCATTCTCCACATCAAGTCTTCTGGACCCAGGGGCTGAGCTGGATTGGAATACAAAAAATGCCTCGAGTACTGAAATACATAAAAACAACAACATAAGTTACGCTAAAATAAAAAGGTTTCTCTCTTTCTTCCCTCTTCTATAACAAGCTATATAAGACAAGCTATATAAGACAAGCTATATAAGACAGAGAGCTGATAAGCGACTGGGTATATGAATGAACTAATCTAGACAATATATACGAGGCATTGACAAACAGCTCAAGGATCAAACTAAGAATAAAAAGAGTTGGCAAAAAAAACACACCCATGATCTATATTGTAGTACTTTGGGTCCAACAGTAGCTTCATAATTAAAAGTTGACCAGAAAGGCCTGTCCTCTATGTTTTATTTCTTCTCATGATTTGCTTGTGTTACTAAATTAAAGAGAAGAGGATGGGAGAAGGGGCAATCGTCAGGTAGCTAGGTTGGGTTATTAATATTACTATTGGCAAAATAAAATGATGCATAAGCAAACAATCAATTGGTCACTGAATAATTTTAAGAATTCCAACcatgaaaactaaaataatCACAAACCTTGACAAGATTCCTTTGCATTTCCCTCCTTCGAGCAGGGCTTACACCTTTTAGAAACTTTAACAGCCAACCTGGTTGTATGGCATCAGAAGAAGAAACGAACATAGCTATCTGCATGTAAAATAATTGTAAGACATATTAACAATCTCATACTATAGATTTCAAGCTAAACTAGAAACCTTCCAAATGACACAAATCAGTAACAATTTTTTAGTGTGTCCGACAGGCTTCACCCTCAAACTCAAAATATGATGACTGAAGTAATTATGCTGTGACTTGGTACTTCTGAATTTAGGAACTATGAATTgctcatgtaatattttttagtCTGCAACTTCACTCAATTTAAGAAGTTCATGCAATTGAGTGAAGAATGTTGGGTCAAATTCTGACTAAAATCTAATATGACCtgtaaaacattaaaaaacaagaaaaaaaacaaaaaggttCCGACACTGTACACAATTATGATTCAATCCTAAGGCTTTCTAAAACAGTAACCATAACTCCTTAATGGCAAAGTAGACAAAGTTCCAATCTTACATAAGAGGACAACACCATGCCACAACTACTGGGCTATATATATCCACATCTATTACACAGAAGATTATCCtagattaaaagaaaaaagaacccACAAGACAGCCTACAGAATGCATGCAAACCTTTCTATAATCAAGAATTCCTTCAAATGGGAGCTCCAGTTCATCACTGACTATTACTGGAATGCATCCACTAACAATAGCGTCAAATAATCTGGCAGACGACGGAGTATCACCAGCTGGACTTAAGCAAAAGATGGATCTGATGGCAAAGAAAGCAACCCTGCTATTTTAGCAAAAAACAAGGAAAAAAAGCTACATTAAATAAAGAAAGTAAAAATTCTAATGTACTACTTGCGCATGCCAATCTGAGCTGCTGCTTTTCCTCCTTCTCCTGCTGTCCCCTCCTCTACAACCACACCATCTGCTCCACTTAATTCTGCTACAAGTTTAGCTCGAATCTTCCCACCCTAATATAAGGCACAGATAATTAAGAAACTATGCATATAAAGAGATAGAGAACCAAAAAATAGTAAACTGCTGCATCAATCCAAGATCTGGATTGAGGAATGCTATTATCGAATTCAATTCAGTAAAGCTTCCAGAGGAAAACATTATAAGAATTACATCAGATAGTCAGGCAAGTTGGATAGAAATGCTCTTGATTTATACCAATGCAGCTAGCCAACTTCAATGCAAAAAGTGGAAGACTTTCAGTACTGGAAATTTTATAAAGATTAGTCATAGAGCTAATTCTACAATCCTAAATtccaaattttatttcaaattcacATGTATCACATTCTCTATTGAAGGAAAAGCATGGGAGCGTTCTTCCACCTAGCATTATGTTATCCAATGTTCAGATACAACACGCTGCCACTTGTCCTGTGAGCTAATTGCTAACAGAAGTTATAGTTAATATCAATAGAAAGTGATGCATATGGTTCTATAATAAATCTAAATGCAAActgattaaataattaaaatcatacTGCATTTCTTTTAAGCCGCCCACGAAAGAAAAGCAAGGTGGTTCTCTTTAATTCAGTCTCTGATGCACACTTGGCATCACATAAATCAACATTCGCAACATAAGGAAGAATTAGATCTTTCTCCAAAAACACTTGTCCTGGCTTGTACCTGAAATTTTAAGTAATGACAAAAAATTGGCAACTAAATAAACACCTACCAAATGCTATTTCAATTCCCAACTTAGTCATGATCTTACCAGTTGCCTGTGGAGTCCATGTCTGGTAGCAACCAAGTTGCATTTTTCACATATTTACGAACAGATTTGAAAGACCAGGGATGATGAATAGGAAATATGTGATCCCTCCCTCCAGATCGTTTCCACGCAGGCTGATCTGTCACCCATTTCAAAGCTTCCTACAAACACAGGAACCAAAATTCACTAATTTAGAGACCAGAAgtactaaaaactaaaatatttaaaattctcaaggcaaaaacaaaacaaaagttaCTAAAGAAGTTCAAAATTGAAAATGCGGAAAAATTATCATTTCCGTGCACATCAAGCATACACTATTTCACAATAATAAACCCAAAAAGCAGAACTGGATTACTATCAGAAAGGCATATTATCGCATAAAGGTCTTCAATTTCAGTTGGATCACacgatttccaaatttcatTAGCACAAAACGCAACGACAGCCttgattaattgattgattaaataagaaaaacaatggAAGTACACTCACACCCTATATAGAGCCTTGCATTGTTGTTTCTCCAACAAGAAGAAACTGATAGTAGTAAAGAAAGGCACATAAAACAAGTCAGCTTCCTCCTGCTTATGAACCCTAACCACACTTTTCAACAGCCTTTCATGCTCCGGCGCAATCAAATCCGCCCAAAGCCAATAATCGACGGAATGCTACACAAAAAACACCACAATTCAGTGATTTTAAACAGCAAAAACAACAccataaactaaattaaaacacATAACTCAACCTGTTCGATCAATCGATGCACGGGACTGCCATTTGAAGTGAGATTAGCAGTATCTCGGTAACTATTTCTGAACAGCAAAAGTAAATCATAAGTGAATTTGCTCGGCATTTCGTAGACATAAACCCTAATCGGAAACTGGAGCGGGTAATAAGGATCCGAATACAATCTCTCACTCTCTCTAACAAAAACCTT is part of the Mercurialis annua linkage group LG3, ddMerAnnu1.2, whole genome shotgun sequence genome and encodes:
- the LOC126672109 gene encoding probable arabinosyltransferase ARAD1, which produces MANKLHHHATSSQSLTRSRSPVLLFTLSLLALSLLFFIFSLSFSSQIKYPNPNLTLRPETSFVASLEHFLTAKALHKPPSSRDDTSAASSTEDDVNKLDDKVFVRESERLYSDPYYPLQFPIRVYVYEMPSKFTYDLLLLFRNSYRDTANLTSNGSPVHRLIEQHSVDYWLWADLIAPEHERLLKSVVRVHKQEEADLFYVPFFTTISFFLLEKQQCKALYREALKWVTDQPAWKRSGGRDHIFPIHHPWSFKSVRKYVKNATWLLPDMDSTGNWYKPGQVFLEKDLILPYVANVDLCDAKCASETELKRTTLLFFRGRLKRNAGGKIRAKLVAELSGADGVVVEEGTAGEGGKAAAQIGMRKSIFCLSPAGDTPSSARLFDAIVSGCIPVIVSDELELPFEGILDYRKIAMFVSSSDAIQPGWLLKFLKGVSPARRREMQRNLVKYSRHFLYSNPAQPLGPEDLMWRMMAGKLVNMKLHVRRSQRMVKESRSVCTCDCKAANFTGPTTL